The following coding sequences lie in one Mus musculus strain C57BL/6J chromosome 11, GRCm38.p6 C57BL/6J genomic window:
- the Krt14 gene encoding keratin, type I cytoskeletal 14 isoform 3 (isoform 3 is encoded by transcript variant 3), whose protein sequence is MSVEADINGLRRVLDELTLARADLEMQIESLKEELAYLKKNHEEEMASMRGQVGGDVNVEMDAAPGVDLSRILNEMRDQYEKMAEKNRKDAEEWFFSKTEELNREVATNSELVQSGKSEISELRRTMQNLEIELQSQLSMKASLENNLEETKGRYCMQLAQIQEMIGSVEEQLAQLRCEMEQQNQEYKILLDVKTRLEQEIATYRRLLEGEDAHLSSSQFSSSSQFSSGSQSSRDVTSTNRQIRTKVMDVHDGKVVSTHEQVLRTKN, encoded by the exons ATGAGCGTGGAGGCCGACATCAATGGCCTGCGCAGGGTGCTGGATGAGCTGACCCTGGCCAGAGCCGACCTGGAGATGCAGATTGAGAGCCTCAAGGAGGAGCTGGCCTACCTGAAGAAGAACCACGAGGAG GAAATGGCCTCCATGAGAGGCCAGGTGGGTGGAGACGTCAATGTGGAGATGGACGCCGCCCCTGGTGTGGACCTGAGCCGCATCCTGAACGAGATGCGGGATCAGTACGAGAAGATGGCGGAGAAGAACCGCAAGGATGCTGAGGAATGGTTCTTCAGCAAG ACAGAGGAGCTGAACCGCGAGGTGGCCACCAACAGCGAGCTGGTGCAGAGCGGCAAGAGTGAGATTTCTGAGCTCCGGCGCACCATGCAGAACCTGGAGATCGAGCTGCAGTCCCAGCTCAGCATG AAAGCATCCCTGGAGAATAACCTGGAGGAGACCAAAGGCCGTTACTGCATGCAGCTGGCCCAGATCCAGGAGATGATCGGCAGTGTGGAGGAGCAGCTGGCTCAGCTGCGCTGCGAGATGGAGCAGCAGAACCAGGAGTACAAAATCCTGCTGGATGTGAAGACAAGGCTGGAGCAGGAGATCGCCACCTACCGCCGTCTGCTGGAGGGAGAGGACGCCCA CCTTTCATCTTCCCAATTCTCCTCATCCTCTCAATTCTCCTCTGGCTCTCAGTCATCCAGAGATG tGACCTCCACCAACCGCCAGATCCGCACCAAGGTCATGGATGTGCACGATGGCAAGGTGGTCTCCACCCACGAGCAGGTCCTGCGCACCAAGAACTAA
- the Krt14 gene encoding keratin, type I cytoskeletal 14 isoform 2 (isoform 2 is encoded by transcript variant 2) — protein sequence MATCSRQFTSSSSMKGSCGIGGGSSRMSSILAGGSCRAPSTYGGMSVTSSRFSSGGACGIGGGYGGSFSSSSFGGGLGSGFGGRFDGFGGGFGGGLGGGFGGGLGGGLGGGIGDGLLVGSEKVTMQNLNDRLATYLDKVRALEEANTELEVKIRDWYQRQRPTEIKDYSPYFKTIEDLKSKILAATVDNANVLLQIDNARLAADDFRTKFETEQSLRMSVEADINGLRRVLDELTLARADLEMQIESLKEELAYLKKNHEEVATNSELVQSGKSEISELRRTMQNLEIELQSQLSMKASLENNLEETKGRYCMQLAQIQEMIGSVEEQLAQLRCEMEQQNQEYKILLDVKTRLEQEIATYRRLLEGEDAHLSSSQFSSSSQFSSGSQSSRDVTSTNRQIRTKVMDVHDGKVVSTHEQVLRTKN from the exons ATGGCCACCTGCAGCCGCCAGTTCACCTCCTCCAGCTCCATGAAGGGCTCTTGTGGTATCGGTGGTGGCTCTAGCCGCATGTCCTCCATCCTGGCTGGAGGATCCTGCCGGGCTCCCAGCACCTACGGGGGCATGTCGGTTACCTCCTCTCGCTTCTCCTCTGGGGGAGCCTGTGGGATTGGAGGTGGCTATGGTGGGAGCTTCAGCAGCAGCAGTTTTGGTGGAGGACTTGGTAGTGGATTTGGTGGTCGATTTGATGGatttggtggtggttttggtggtggtcttggtggtggttttggtggtggtCTTGGTGGTGGTCTTGGCGGTGGTATTGGTGATGGGCTCCTGGTGGGCAGTGAGAAAGTGACCATGCAGAACCTCAATGACCGCCTGGCCACCTACCTGGACAAGGTGCGTGCCCTGGAAGAGGCCAACACTGAACTGGAGGTGAAGATTCGGGACTGGTACCAGAGGCAGCGGCCCACTGAGATCAAAGACTACAGCCCCTACTTCAAGACCATCGAGGACCTGAAGAGCAAG ATCCTGGCAGCCACCGTGGACAATGCCAATGTCCTCCTGCAGATCGACAATGCCCGCCTGGCTGCCGATGACTTCCGGACCAA GTTTGAGACGGAGCAGAGCCTGCGCATGAGCGTGGAGGCCGACATCAATGGCCTGCGCAGGGTGCTGGATGAGCTGACCCTGGCCAGAGCCGACCTGGAGATGCAGATTGAGAGCCTCAAGGAGGAGCTGGCCTACCTGAAGAAGAACCACGAGGAG GTGGCCACCAACAGCGAGCTGGTGCAGAGCGGCAAGAGTGAGATTTCTGAGCTCCGGCGCACCATGCAGAACCTGGAGATCGAGCTGCAGTCCCAGCTCAGCATG AAAGCATCCCTGGAGAATAACCTGGAGGAGACCAAAGGCCGTTACTGCATGCAGCTGGCCCAGATCCAGGAGATGATCGGCAGTGTGGAGGAGCAGCTGGCTCAGCTGCGCTGCGAGATGGAGCAGCAGAACCAGGAGTACAAAATCCTGCTGGATGTGAAGACAAGGCTGGAGCAGGAGATCGCCACCTACCGCCGTCTGCTGGAGGGAGAGGACGCCCA CCTTTCATCTTCCCAATTCTCCTCATCCTCTCAATTCTCCTCTGGCTCTCAGTCATCCAGAGATG tGACCTCCACCAACCGCCAGATCCGCACCAAGGTCATGGATGTGCACGATGGCAAGGTGGTCTCCACCCACGAGCAGGTCCTGCGCACCAAGAACTAA
- the Krt14 gene encoding keratin, type I cytoskeletal 14 isoform 1 (isoform 1 is encoded by transcript variant 1), translating to MATCSRQFTSSSSMKGSCGIGGGSSRMSSILAGGSCRAPSTYGGMSVTSSRFSSGGACGIGGGYGGSFSSSSFGGGLGSGFGGRFDGFGGGFGGGLGGGFGGGLGGGLGGGIGDGLLVGSEKVTMQNLNDRLATYLDKVRALEEANTELEVKIRDWYQRQRPTEIKDYSPYFKTIEDLKSKILAATVDNANVLLQIDNARLAADDFRTKFETEQSLRMSVEADINGLRRVLDELTLARADLEMQIESLKEELAYLKKNHEEEMASMRGQVGGDVNVEMDAAPGVDLSRILNEMRDQYEKMAEKNRKDAEEWFFSKTEELNREVATNSELVQSGKSEISELRRTMQNLEIELQSQLSMKASLENNLEETKGRYCMQLAQIQEMIGSVEEQLAQLRCEMEQQNQEYKILLDVKTRLEQEIATYRRLLEGEDAHLSSSQFSSSSQFSSGSQSSRDVTSTNRQIRTKVMDVHDGKVVSTHEQVLRTKN from the exons ATGGCCACCTGCAGCCGCCAGTTCACCTCCTCCAGCTCCATGAAGGGCTCTTGTGGTATCGGTGGTGGCTCTAGCCGCATGTCCTCCATCCTGGCTGGAGGATCCTGCCGGGCTCCCAGCACCTACGGGGGCATGTCGGTTACCTCCTCTCGCTTCTCCTCTGGGGGAGCCTGTGGGATTGGAGGTGGCTATGGTGGGAGCTTCAGCAGCAGCAGTTTTGGTGGAGGACTTGGTAGTGGATTTGGTGGTCGATTTGATGGatttggtggtggttttggtggtggtcttggtggtggttttggtggtggtCTTGGTGGTGGTCTTGGCGGTGGTATTGGTGATGGGCTCCTGGTGGGCAGTGAGAAAGTGACCATGCAGAACCTCAATGACCGCCTGGCCACCTACCTGGACAAGGTGCGTGCCCTGGAAGAGGCCAACACTGAACTGGAGGTGAAGATTCGGGACTGGTACCAGAGGCAGCGGCCCACTGAGATCAAAGACTACAGCCCCTACTTCAAGACCATCGAGGACCTGAAGAGCAAG ATCCTGGCAGCCACCGTGGACAATGCCAATGTCCTCCTGCAGATCGACAATGCCCGCCTGGCTGCCGATGACTTCCGGACCAA GTTTGAGACGGAGCAGAGCCTGCGCATGAGCGTGGAGGCCGACATCAATGGCCTGCGCAGGGTGCTGGATGAGCTGACCCTGGCCAGAGCCGACCTGGAGATGCAGATTGAGAGCCTCAAGGAGGAGCTGGCCTACCTGAAGAAGAACCACGAGGAG GAAATGGCCTCCATGAGAGGCCAGGTGGGTGGAGACGTCAATGTGGAGATGGACGCCGCCCCTGGTGTGGACCTGAGCCGCATCCTGAACGAGATGCGGGATCAGTACGAGAAGATGGCGGAGAAGAACCGCAAGGATGCTGAGGAATGGTTCTTCAGCAAG ACAGAGGAGCTGAACCGCGAGGTGGCCACCAACAGCGAGCTGGTGCAGAGCGGCAAGAGTGAGATTTCTGAGCTCCGGCGCACCATGCAGAACCTGGAGATCGAGCTGCAGTCCCAGCTCAGCATG AAAGCATCCCTGGAGAATAACCTGGAGGAGACCAAAGGCCGTTACTGCATGCAGCTGGCCCAGATCCAGGAGATGATCGGCAGTGTGGAGGAGCAGCTGGCTCAGCTGCGCTGCGAGATGGAGCAGCAGAACCAGGAGTACAAAATCCTGCTGGATGTGAAGACAAGGCTGGAGCAGGAGATCGCCACCTACCGCCGTCTGCTGGAGGGAGAGGACGCCCA CCTTTCATCTTCCCAATTCTCCTCATCCTCTCAATTCTCCTCTGGCTCTCAGTCATCCAGAGATG tGACCTCCACCAACCGCCAGATCCGCACCAAGGTCATGGATGTGCACGATGGCAAGGTGGTCTCCACCCACGAGCAGGTCCTGCGCACCAAGAACTAA